From the genome of Pseudarthrobacter sp. NIBRBAC000502772:
CGCGTTCCACAGCGGCTCAAACAGCTGGTTCGCGAAGCGCAGCGCCAGGATGTTCTGCACCGTCTCCTTGCCCAGGTAGTGGTCGATCCGGAACACCGCATCCGGCGGGAACACCGACTCCACAATCTCGTTCAGCGCCCGGGCCGACTCGAGGTCGTGCCCGAACGGCTTCTCGATGACCACCCGGCGCCACTTGTCGCCGTCGGCCTGCGCCAGGCCGTGCTTGGAGAGCTGCCGGCAGACCTGTTCGAACGCCTTCGGCGGGATCGAGAGGTAGAACGCATGATTGCCGCGTGTCCCGCGCTGCTCATCGAGCTCAGCGATCGTGTCACCCAACCGCTCAAACGAATCATCGTCGTCGAACTCGCCCTGGACAAAACGGATACCCTCGGCGAGCTGGTTCCAGACCGCCTCGTCAAACGGCGTCCGCGAGTACGCCTTCACCGAGGCCTTCACCTCGGCGGCGAATTCCTCGTGCTTCCACGGACGGCGGCCGAAACCCACCAACGCGAAACTCGGCGGCAGCAGCCCCCGGTTCGCGAGGTCATACACGGCCGGCATGAGCTTCTTACGGGCAAGGTCGCCGGTCACCCCGAAGAGCACCAACGACGACGGACCGGCAATCCGGTTCAGGCGGCGATCGCGGGGATCCCGGAGCGGATTACGCCCTGGTCGTCCGGAACGCGTCGCGGAATTCCTGCCGTTTTCAGTTTCTGGCATGTCTGCTGTTGAGCCTTAGTTTTCGGTGACGGAAGCTGACCGGGCTGCGAGTGCTGCAATGATCTCCTGCAGCTGTGCAACTCCGGCGGCGCGGTCGGTCAGGTGCAGTCGCAGGACAGGGCGGCCATGGCCGGCCAGGACCTGGGCGTCGCCCGCGGCCTGGGCGGAAATCAGTTCCCCGAACGTGAACGGACGGTCCGGGATGGCCAGGTCTTCCGCAGGCGCGGCCGTGACCTGGAGGAACACTCCGATGGCGGGTCCGCCCTTGTGGAACTGCCCGGTGGAGTGGAGGAACCGCGGGCCCCATCCAAACGTGACGGGACGGCCGCTGACGCCGGCAAGCGGGTCGCGGATGCCTTCCAGCTCTGCGAAGGCCAGCCGGTCAAAGTAGGCATGGACGCTGAGGTAGCTGTCGTCGTCGAGCGTACCAAGGAGGGCGCCGATGGCTTCCTCCGCCGTGGCTGCCCCACGGAGCCAGTCACCGCCGCGGACTTCGATGGCGCCGTCCACGAAGGCGGCAGGGGTCGGTTCGGGCTGGGCGTCCAGCAGGCCGCGGGCGGCAACCTTGGCTGCCTCCACGTCCGGCTGGTCATACGGGTTGATGCCCAGGAGGCGTCCGGCCACGGCAGTGGCGAACTCCCACACCATCATCTGGGTGGCCAGGCCACCCGCGATGGCTACCTCATTGTCACCGAGTTCGACGTCGGCATCCGCGGCTACCAGCCGCACCACCAGGACGTCGGCGGCGCCGGAGGTGACCTCCGGCGACGTGGGACCGGCAACAACCGGCAGGACACCGGTACCGAGCTTGCCCGTGGATTCGGCGATGAGCTGTTCGGCCCAGTCCGCGAAGCCCACAATGCCTGAGCCGTCCTCGGCGATGACAATCTTGTTGCGCAGCGGGTTGGTTCCGCCCAGGGCTGTCCCGAGGGCCAGGCCGATGTTCTCGGCGGCGTCCTCGTTCAGGATCTCGGCGGCTTCCTCGGCCTCATCCAGGAAGGCCTGGATATCCACACCGGCCAGGCCCGAGGGGACCAGCCCGAATGCGGTGAGGGCCGAGTAGCGGCCGCCAACATTCGGATCGGCGTTGAAGACGGCGCGGTAGCCGGCCTCACGCGATGCCTTATCCAGCGGGGAACCGGGATCGGTGACGATGATGATCCGGCTCTTCGCATCGATGCCGGCCTCGGTGAAGGCGTGCTCGAAGATCCGGCGCTGGGAGTCGGTCTCCAGGGTTGAACCGGACTTGGACGAAACCACAATCGCGGTTTCGGCCAGCCGGTCTGCGAGGGCAGCACGGACCTGGTCGGGGTCGGTGCTGTCCAGCACTGTCAGCTCGACGCCAGCGGTGCCGGCGATGACCTCGGGAGCCAGCGAAGATCCGCCCATGCCGCAAAGCACGATGCGGGTCACGCCGTCAGCCTTGAGGGCATCACGGAGCTCGAGGATGCCGGCCACAAGGGCCTGGGAGACGGTGGGCGCCTCCACCCAACCGAGGCGGACAGCGGACTCGGCCTCGGCGTCGGGACCCCACAGGGTGTGGTCCTTGGCGAAGATCCGGGTGGCGATGCGGTCCGCCACGAGGGCGGGCAGGTGCTGCTCGAGTGCCTGCTGCGCGGCACCGGTGGCGTCGTAGCTGAGAGTGCTCATAGTGGGTTAGGAGGCCTTCCGTGCAGCGGCAAGGGCACCTTCGACGTCGCCCAGGAGTTCCTTCCAGCTGGCCACGAACTTGTCCAGGCCTTCGGATTCGAGGAGGGCGACAACCTCGTTGTAGGAGATGCCCAGCGCGTCCAGCGCGTCCAGCGTGGCGTTGGCCTCGGTGTACGTGCCGGAGACGGTGTCGCCGGTGACGACGCCGTGGTCGAACGTGGCATCCAGGGTCTTCTCCGGCATGGTGTTCACGACGCCGTGCGCGGCCAGTTCGGTCACGTACAGGGTGTCCGGGTAGGCCGGGTCCTTGACGCCGGTGGAGGCCCACAGCGGACGCTGGGGGAGCGCGCCGGCTTCAGCCAGAAGTGCCCAGCGCTCGGTGGCGAAGAGCTCCTCGTAGACCTGGTACGCCAGGCGTGCGTTGGCCACGCCTGCCTTGCCCTTGAGTGCCTTGGCCTCGTCGGTGCCGATGGCGTCAAGGCGCTTGTCGATTTCGGAGTCCACGCGGGACACGAAGAACGACGCGACGGAGTGGATCTTGGACAGGTCGTGGCCGTTGTCCTTGGCCTGCTCAAGGCCGGACTGGAAGGCATTGATGACGGCGCGGTAGCGCTCGAGCGAGAAGATCAGGGTCACGTTGACGCTGATGCCCTCGGCCAGCGTCGCGGTGATCGCTTCGAGGCCTTCAAGGGTTGCCGGGATCTTGATGTGGACGTTGTCCTTGTTGACCTTCTTGTACAGGTGCTTGGCTTCGGCAATGGTGCCGGCCGTGTCCCAGGCAAGGCGCGGGTCAACTTCGATGGACACGCGGCCGTCAACACCGTTGGTGGCTGCTGCCACCGGTGCGAAGAGGTCGCAGGCGTCGGCGACGTCGGTGGTGGTGATTTCGAAGATGGTCTCCTCGACGCTGGCGCCGGCTGCTGCCTGCGCCGCGATGATGGCGTCGTAGTCCGTGCCGGCCGTGATGGCCGCGTGGAAGATCGACGGGTTGGTGGTCACACCAACAACGTTCTTCTCTTCGATCAGCTTCTGCAGCGTGCCGGTCTCAAGGCGGCTGCGGGAAAGGTCATCGAGCCAGATGGATACTCCGGCGTCGGAGAGCTGCTGTGTAGGGGTAGTCATGGTGATATCTCCTAAAATCTGGTTCAGGCCTGCAGGCCAGCGAGGGAGTCCTTGGCAGCGGCGGCGACAGCCACCGCGGTGATGCCGAACTCCTGGAAAAGGCGCTTGTAGTCCGCGGAAGCGCCATAGTGCTCGAGCGAGATGGAACGTCCGGCATCGCCGACGAATTCCCTCCAGCCCAGGGCCAGCCCGGCCTCGACGGAGACCCGGGCCTTGACGGCAGCGGGGAGCACGGACTCGCGGTAAGCGGCGTCCTGCTTGTTGAACCACTCCACGCACGGCATGGAGACAACGCGGGCAGCGATGCCTTCAGCCTGGAGGGCTTCGCGGGCCTGGACGGCCAGCTGGACCTCGGAGCCGGTGCCGATCAGGATCACGTCGGCGGGGACGGTGGCGCCGTCCTTGGAAGCTTCAGCCAGGACGTAGCCGCCCTTGGCGACGCCGGAAACGGAACCGAACGTGTCGCCGTCGGCTTCGCTTTCACCACGGGCATAGGTGGGGATGTTCTGGCGGGTCAGGACAATGCCGGCAGGGTTCTCGTGGTTCTCCAGCATGGTCTTCCATGCCACCGCGACCTCGTTGGCGTCGCCGGGGCGGACCACGTCCAGGCCCACGATGGCGCGTAGGGAAGCGAGCTGTTCCACCGGCTGGTGGGTGGGGCCGTCTTCGCCCAGGCCGATGGAGTCGTGCGTCCAGACATACAGGGACGGAACACCCATCAGGGCGCCGAGCCGGATGGCGGGCCGCTGGTAGTCGCTGAAGATCAGGAACGTGCCTGAGAACGCGCGGGTCCGCCCGTGCAGGGCGATGCCGTTCACGATCGATGCCGCGGCATGCTCGCGGATGCCGAAGTGCAGGACCCGGCCGTAGGGGTTGCCGGACCAGGTATCGGTCTGCTTCGAGGCGGGCACGAACGACGGCGAGCCTTCGATGGTGGTGTTGTTGGACTCGGCGAGGTCGGCGGAGCCGCCCCAGAGTTCCGGCATGACTGGTCCGAGTGCATTCAGGACCTTGCCGGAAGCGGCGCGGGTGGAGACGTCCTTGCCGGCCGGGAAGACCGGAAGCGCGGCGTCCAGGCCGTCGGGCAGTTCGCGGGCCTCGATACGCTGCAGGAGTGCAGAGCCTTCGGGGTTGGCGGCCTGCCAGGCGTTGAACGACTCTTCCCATTCCTTCTTGGCAGCGGCGCCGCGGTCCACGACGGAGCGGGCGTGGGCCAGGACTTCCTGGTCAACGTCGAAGGACTTGGCGGGGTCGAAGCCCAGGACAGACTTCAGGCCGGCGACTTCCTCTGCACCGAGAGCGGAACCGTGGATCTTGCCCGTGTTCTGCTTCTTGGGCGCCGGGTAGCCGATGATGGTGCGCAGCGAGATGATGGAGGGCTTGGACGTCTCGGCCTTGGCGGCGAGCAGTGCGGAGTAAAGCTCCTGGACGTCCTCTTTGTATTCGCCGGTCTTGGTCCAGTCGACGCGCTGCGTGTGCCAGCCGTACGCCTCGTAGCGCTTGAGGACATCCTCGGTGAACGAGATGTCGGTGTCGTCCTCGATGGAGATGTGGTTCTCATCGTAGACAACTACAAGGTTGCCCAGTTCCTGGTGGCCGGCCAGCGAGGACGCCTCGGAGGTGACGCCTTCCTGCAGGTCCCCGTCGGAGGCGATTACCCAGATGGTGTGGTCGAAGGGGCTTTCGCCGGCCGCAGCATCGGCGTCGAACAGGCCGCGCATCCGGCGCTGGGAGTAGGCGAACCCGACCGACGAGGCAAGGCCCTGGCCCAGCGGCCCGGTGGTGATCTCCACACCGGCGGTGTGCTTGTACTCCGGGTGGCCCGGGGTCAGGGAATCCCAGGTGCGAAGTGCCTCAAGGTCCTTCAGTTCCAGGCCGTAGCCCGACAGGAACAGCTGGATGTAAAGGGTCAGCGACGTGTGGCCGGGAGACAGGATGAACCGGTCGCGTCCCAGCCAGTCCGGGTTGCGCGGGTCGTGGCGCATCAGCTTCTGGAAGAGAAGGTAGGCGGCGGGCGCCAGGCTCATGGCCGTGCCCGGGTGGCCGTTACCGACCTTCTCGACGGCATCCGCAGCCAGAACGCGGATAGTGTCCACCGCGCGCTGGTCCAAGCTGGTCCATGACAGTTCTTGCTCTTCCAAATGTGGCACGAAAACCGGGCCCCTCTCTGTGCTGATGGTGGGCGGTACACGGGATCCGTTTCGGGGCACGCTATGGTGCCCGCTGCGGTGTGTACCAGCCGTTCACCATCGAAACGTTGATCTATCATTCAGCAGGGCTATGGGAACGCGTTATCCAACGCTTTTCTGCCGCTTGCTGATCTGGTGACAGCTTAGCTCGATTCCACTCTGCGGTCAGCGCAAATCTCACCTTTTGGACGCAATTTCCCCTTATGTGAATCGCCATTTCGTGAGGTTGAGTTAATCTGCTCGAATCACCCTGCGCGCAATCATCAGGGCCTAATCCGGGGGCATCTGTTACAAATGCGCACGGTATGATATTTGGAGGCCGACGCCGGTAGCCGAGCCCTTTCGGGGCGGCGGCAGACCCGGGGCGTTGCCGGGACCTCTTCTGATGACCATTGGCGGGCTGCCCGGCGAACGGCCGCAAGACACAGCTGCACCGCCAGACAGAACTGCCAACCAGAACGGGTGACTGCCACCGTGAGCACAACAGATACGCCGCTTAATGCTTCCCGCACCCGAGGGGGAGCCGGGTTCGCCCGTAAGGCCAAGGCGTATTTCGCCCTCACCAAGCCGCGTGTCATTGAGTTGCTGCTGGTCAGCACCTTGCCCACCATGATCTACGCCGAGCGCGGCTTCCCGCCGATCGGCCTGATCCTGGCCACGCTGGTCGGCGGCGCGTTTGCCGCCGGCAGTGCCGGTGCCTTCAACTGCTACCTTGACCGCGACATCGACAAACTGATGCACCGGACTGAGAACCGTCCGCTCGTCACCGGCGAGGTGACCCCGCGTGAGGCGCTGGTGTTCTCCTGGCTGCTCGGAGCAGCCGCCATCGTTATTCTCTGGTTCGGCGCCAACCCGCTGGCCGCGTGGCTCGGGTTGGCCGCAATTTTCTTCTATGTAGTCATCTACACCATCATCCTCAAGCGCCGCACCGCACAGAACATTGTGTGGGGTGGAGCTGCGGGCTGCTTCCCGGTGCTGATTGCATGGGCCGCCGTGACCAATACCGTCGAATGGCCGGCCGTCATCCTGTTTATGGTCATATTCCTCTGGACGCCGCCGCACTACTGGCCGCTTTCGATGCGTTACGGCGAGGACTACCGCAACGCCAACGTGCCCATGCTTGGGGCAATTGCCGGCGCCAAGGTGGTTTCCGTCCAAGTGGTCCTCTACGCCTGGGCCATGGTGGCCTGCTCGCTGCTGCTGGTCCCCGCCGGTGGCGCGGGCTGGGTCTACACGGCCACCGCAGTATTGGCGGGTGCATGGTTCCTTTACGAGTCGCACTCCCTCTACAACCGGGCGCAGCGCGAGGACATCTCGGACAAGCGCGCCATGAAGGTCTTCCACGGCTCCATCAGCTACCTGACGCTGCTGTTCATCGCATTGGCCGTGGATCCGTTCGTCGGATCAGCGATCATCGGTTAACAGCACCCCCACCCAACGCTCTCTCAATTCCGAATTGATGTGGTTTTTTTACCGACCCTCTATCAGTACCTGCAGCTCTCTTAGCGACCCTCTCTCACCAACGGTGAAGGAGGGTCGCTTTTGTGTCTCCAAGAGGTAAGGGAAGATCCTACGAACCACCGCAGGGAATGAGAGAGGGTCTGCCCACTTCCTGCATTAAGTGAGAGAGCGTCCTTAAATGCGGGGTGCCACGGTTCATCGGGAACCGTGGCACTCCTGTTGGGCAAAAACAGTGGAGGTTACGTGACCGGGCTCGAGCGGGCGAGGTCGGTGGAGTTTGTTGCCGCGCTCATCAGCAGCGCGGCGCCGAGCATGTGGGCGCCCACCAGCAACGCGGGGATACCGTTGTAGTACTGGGTGAAGCCGATGACGGCCTGCAGCAGGGTCACGGCAAGCAGCAACAGGACGGACGTGCGGAACGGGCCCTGGATGCGGCGGACAATGACCAGCACCAGTGCGAACAGTGTGCCGGCCGTGATTAGGTACGCCGGAACGGCATGGATGTGGGAGAACAGGTCCCAGTCGAGGCCGTTGCGGGGAGCATCGGCGTCACCGGCGTGGGGACCGGAGCCGGTCACCACTACGCCGAGCATTACGGCGAGGGCGGAGAAAAGCCCGACGGCGGCAGTCACCGGACGCATGACGCCCGGCAATGCGGGGAGCCGGACGCCGGCATGGCGGCCCGTCCTGCCGTAGGCCCGGTTGACGAGCAGCGTGGCAATCACCACAAGGGCCATGGACACGAGGAAGTGCAGGCCCACCACCCACGGATTGAGGTTGGTCAGCACGGTGATGCCACCGATCACCGCCTGTGCCGGAATGCTGGCCAGCAGGCCCAGCGCCAGCAGGAAGAGGTCCCGGCGCTCCTTGCGAAGGTTCCACAAGTACACAAGCATGGCCAGCGCAACCGCCGCCAGGGCAAACGTCAGGAGCCGGTTGCCGAATTCGATGAAGCCGTGGATCCCCATTTCGGCAGTGTTAACCAAAGAGGTCTCGGTGCAGCGCGGCCAAGTGGGGCAGCCGAGGCCGGATGCAGTCAGCCGCACCGCGCCGCCGGTCACCACCAGCAGCGTCTGGCCCACCAGGGACGCCACCGCGAGGCGGCGGACACTGGTGTCCACGGTTCGGGGCAGCCTCGCGATAAGGCGGCCGGCGATCTGGGGGAGGCGTGAAGCCGTGCTCACGGATATCTCAATTCCACTTGAACCAACGGATGGCTGCTGCTCCGGCAAGAACCGTCCAGAGCAACAGGATAAGCGCGGCGCCGCCGTTCAACGAGCCGTGCAGGAAAGCTTCGCGCATGGCCTCGCCGAGTGCGCCGGAGGGCAGGTAGTGGACCGCTCCCTGCGCCAGCGCGGGCAGCCGTTCCGCGGGAATGACTATCCCTCCCAAGGCGCCCAGCAGGATCCACAGCAGATTGGTGATGGCCAGGGTTGCCTCGGGCCGGACCGTGCCTGCCACCAGGAGCCCCAGCGCGGTGAACGCCACGGCGCCCAGGGCCAGCAGTGACAGCCCGGGGAGCCAGCCGGAGGCAGGCGGCTGCCAGCCTAACGGAAGCGCCACCAGCGTCACCACTGCCACCTGGAGGCAGAGCACCGCCAGGACCGCCAGCACCTTACCCGCGATGAGGCCTTCGCGGCCCAGGGGTGTGGTGGACAGGAACCGGAGAACCCCGTACCGCCGGTCGAAGCCGGTGGCGATGCCCTGCCCGGTGAAGGCCGTGGACATGGCGCACAATGCCAGGATGCCGGGGACGGCCACATTGATGCGGCTGGCTCCGAAACCGTCCAGGAAAGGAGTGACGGTGAGCCCCACCAGCGCCAGAAGCGGCAGGACGACTGCAAGGATCAGCTGCTCGCCGTTCCGGAGCATCGTCAGTGATTCGTATTTACCCTGCAGCAGGATACGGCGCAGCAGCGTGGCCGGTGCCCCTTGGTCGGGGGTGGCTGCGGGAGCCGTCATCGGATGTCCTTTCCCGAGATGTCCAGGAAGACATCTTCCAGGCTTCGTGCCGCCAGGCTCATGGAACCGGGCATCACGCCGTGGGCTGCCCACCAGGCGGTCAACGACGCGAGATCGCGGGGTGTCAGTGCACCCGAGGCCACGTAGCTTCCGGCCCGTGTTTCAGAGACGGTGATGCCATCGGGCAGCACGCCGGTGAAATCCAGCCCCGGGGGAGCCTCGAACACCAGGGTGCGGACGTGGTCGGTGCCGGCCTCCACAGCCGGGTCCCGCTGCAGCAGCTGGGAAACTGTTCCCTCGGCGACGTTCCTGCCGGCGTCGATGATGTACACGTAGTCCGCCAGCCGCTGGGCGTCGTCCATCAGGTGTGTTGTCAGGATGATGCCCATCCCGGCCGCCCGCAGTTCCGAGATCAGCTCGAAGACCAGTTGCCGGGACTGGGGATCCAGGCCGGCGCTGGGCTCGTCCAGGAAAAGGACTTCCGGATTGCCGATCAGTGCTGCGGCGAGGGCCAGGCGCTGCTTCTGCCCACCGGAGAGTCTGCGCACGCTGGTCCTGGCGAAAGTATCAATGCCGAGCCGTTCCACCAGTTCGTCAACTGAGCGGGGCCGCGCGTACATTCCAGCGATGTGCCGCAGGAGCGGGATGGGACGGGCCGACGGCGGGAGGCCGCCGTCCTGAAGCATCACGCCTACGCGGGACCGCAGGTCAGCGCCCGAACGGCCCGGATCCTGGCCGAGCAGCGAGATGCTGCCGCCGCTGCGCTTCTGCAGGCCCTGGGCGCATTCGATGGTGGTGGTCTTTCCGGCTCCATTGGCGCCCAGGAGGGCCGTGACCTGGCCGCGTTCGGCCATAAGGGATACGCCGTTGACCACCCGGAGCATTTTTCCGTCCAGGCTGGCCAGCGGACCAACATCCTTAATTAACCCGCTGATGGACAGAACCGGGGATTCGGGGGATCGCACCCCAGCATTCTACGCGATGTAGTACTGGCGGCCCCGCAGTGGACCCCGGCCGCAGGTCAGCCTGACCTTACTAGTACGGGGGAGTAAATTACGACATGATTGTGTTGTGTATTCCATGACCAATGCTGCTGCTGTGCCGTTTGCCGGGCACCGAGCGCCGCGTACCGCCGCTGACCGCGGCCACGTGGCCGCTGTGCCGGTGGCGGACTCGGACGAGCGTACACGGGACCGGGTTCTTGGTGCCGTGCTTGAGCACGGCCCCATCAGCGCGGCGGAACTCGGCGACATGCTCGGTTTCACACCAGCCGCGGTCCGGAGGCATCTTGATCATCTGGCCCGCAGCGGGGATATTGAGGTCAAGCGCGTGGCCAAGGCCGGCGCCGGCGCGGGACGTCCCGCTCGCCGCTACGTCCTGAGCTCGCAGGGCCAGTCCACGCTTGGCAACGATTACCTCGACATCGCCACCCTCGCGCTCAAGCAGCTCCAGGCAGTAGCGGGCGACGACGCCGTCCGCGCGTTCGCCGTCGAACGTTTTGCCGACATGGAACGCCGGTACGCACCCGAGGTCGAACAGGCCGGGCCGGACATCACCGCCAGGGCGCAGGCACTGTCCGCGGCGCTGAGCCGGGATGGCTTCGTGGCGTCGGCCGCCTCGATCGAGGCCAAGGCCCCGCTGCCGGCAGCACTCTCCAGCGTCCAGCTGTGCCAGGGGCATTGCCCCATCCAGCAGCTCGCCGCCCAGTTCCCTGTCTTCTGCGATGTGGAGACCGATGTGTTCTCCCGGCTGGTAGGCGTTGACGTGCGCCGCCTCTCCACGCTGGCTCGCGGTGGACACGTCTGCACCACCCATATACCCACAGGCCGGCTGGCTGCAGGGGGACCCCGCGTCCCGCAGGCAGCCCCCGCCAGCCTGGATGAAGTAACCAACCATCAGCAAGAAAGGCCGTGATGACGGACCAACTATCAGAGAAAGCGGTAGCCGAAGACACTGTGATCTCGGAGATTCTGCAAAAGAATCCCGAGCTCCACGGCATCGGCACGTACGAGTACGGCTGGTCCGACAAGAACGACGCCGGCGCCAACGCCCGCCGCGGCATTAATGAAGAAGTCGTCCGCGACATCTCGGCCAAGAAGAGCGAGCCCCAATGGATGCTCGATCTCCGGCTCAAGGGCCTGAAGTACTTCGACCGCAAGCCCATGCCTACCTGGGGTGCAGACCTCTCCGGCATCGACTTCGACAACATCAAGTACTTCGTGCGGTCCACCGAGAAGCAGGCCACCAGCTGGGAGGACCTGCCCGATGACATTAAGAACACGTACGACAAGCTCGGCATCCCCGAGGCCGAAAAGCAGCGCCTGGTTTCCGGCGTCGCCGCCCAGTACGAGTCCGAGGTTGTCTACCACCAGCTGCGTGAGGACCTTGAAAAGCAGGGCGTCATCTTCCTGGACACCGACACCGCGCTGCGCGAACACCCGGAGATCTTCCAGGAATACTTCGGCACCATCATTCCCGTGGGCGACAACAAGTTCGCGTCGCTGAACACGGCCGTCTGGTCCGGCGGTTCCTTTGTGTACGTCCCCAAGGGCGTCCACGTGGACATCCCGCTGCAGGCATACTTCCGCATCAACACGGAAAACATGGGCCAGTTCGAGCGCACCCTGATCATCGCCGACGAGGACTCCTACGTCCACTACATCGAAGGCTGCACCGCGCCGATCTACACCTCGGACTCGCTGCACTCCGCCGTGGTGGAAATCATCGTCAAAAAGGGCGCCCGCGTCCGCTACACCACCATCCAGAACTGGTCCACCAACGTGTACAACCTGGTGACCAAGCGTGCCATCTGCGAAGAAGGCGCCACCATGGAATGGGTTGACGGCAACATCGGCTCCAAGGTCACCATGAAGTACCCGGCTGTTTACCTGGTAGGCGAGCACGCCAAGGGCGAGACCCTGTCCATCGCCTTCGCCGGCGCCGGCCAGCACCAGGACACCGGCTCGAAGATGGTTCACATCGCGCCGAACACCAAGAGCTCCATCATCTCCAAGTCCGTGGCCCGTGGCGGCGGGCGTGCTGCGTACCGCGGCCTCGTCCAGGTCCGTGAAGGAGCCAAGCACTCGGCAAACACCGTCCGCTGCGACGCGCTGCTGGTGGACACCATCAGCCGCTCGGACACCTACCCGTACATCGACATCCGTGAGGATGACGTGGTGATGGGCCATGAAGCAACTGTTTCCCGGGTCAGCGAAGAGCAGCTCTTCTATCTGATGTCCCGCGGCATGCGCGAAGACGAGGCCATGGCGATGATCGTCCGTGGCTTCATCGAGCCCATCGCCCGCGAACTCCCGATGGAGTACGCACTTGAGCTGAACCGCCTGATTGAACTGCAGATGGAAGGGTCCGTCGGATAACGATGACTGAAATCACTACTGAAAAGGCCCGCATCGGCGCGCCCTCGGCCCAGCCGTTTATTAACGGTTTCACGGAAGAGGGCGAAAGCCTGTCTCCGATCAACGCGAACGGTTCCAAGGCCCCGCTGGCCGGCGAAGCGGTCAAGCGCCACTCACACGGCGGCGGCGTCGGCATTCCGGACAGCTCACGCGCCGGCCGGCTGACCTCGTACAACCTGGCGGACTTCAAGCCGCTCACCGGGCTTGAGGAAGACTGGCGCTTTACCCCCCTCAAGCGCCTGCGTGGGCTGCACAGCGAGGTCCTGGCGGGAGCGGCTCCCACCGTCACCGTCAGCGGCCCGGAGCAGGTCACGGTTGAGTCCGTGGCACGCGGCGACAAGCGCATCGGTTCCGCCGGCATCCCGGAGGACCGCGTGTCCGCCAACGCCTGGGAGAACTTCAGCGAAGCCACCGTCCTCACCATCCCGGCCGAGTTTGAAGCCGACACCGAGGTCACCGTCGTGATCGAAGGCACCTCCACGGAGGCAGCCGCCCAGCACCTGGTGATCGTG
Proteins encoded in this window:
- a CDS encoding glucose-6-phosphate isomerase, yielding MSTLSYDATGAAQQALEQHLPALVADRIATRIFAKDHTLWGPDAEAESAVRLGWVEAPTVSQALVAGILELRDALKADGVTRIVLCGMGGSSLAPEVIAGTAGVELTVLDSTDPDQVRAALADRLAETAIVVSSKSGSTLETDSQRRIFEHAFTEAGIDAKSRIIIVTDPGSPLDKASREAGYRAVFNADPNVGGRYSALTAFGLVPSGLAGVDIQAFLDEAEEAAEILNEDAAENIGLALGTALGGTNPLRNKIVIAEDGSGIVGFADWAEQLIAESTGKLGTGVLPVVAGPTSPEVTSGAADVLVVRLVAADADVELGDNEVAIAGGLATQMMVWEFATAVAGRLLGINPYDQPDVEAAKVAARGLLDAQPEPTPAAFVDGAIEVRGGDWLRGAATAEEAIGALLGTLDDDSYLSVHAYFDRLAFAELEGIRDPLAGVSGRPVTFGWGPRFLHSTGQFHKGGPAIGVFLQVTAAPAEDLAIPDRPFTFGELISAQAAGDAQVLAGHGRPVLRLHLTDRAAGVAQLQEIIAALAARSASVTEN
- the tal gene encoding transaldolase, encoding MTTPTQQLSDAGVSIWLDDLSRSRLETGTLQKLIEEKNVVGVTTNPSIFHAAITAGTDYDAIIAAQAAAGASVEETIFEITTTDVADACDLFAPVAAATNGVDGRVSIEVDPRLAWDTAGTIAEAKHLYKKVNKDNVHIKIPATLEGLEAITATLAEGISVNVTLIFSLERYRAVINAFQSGLEQAKDNGHDLSKIHSVASFFVSRVDSEIDKRLDAIGTDEAKALKGKAGVANARLAYQVYEELFATERWALLAEAGALPQRPLWASTGVKDPAYPDTLYVTELAAHGVVNTMPEKTLDATFDHGVVTGDTVSGTYTEANATLDALDALGISYNEVVALLESEGLDKFVASWKELLGDVEGALAAARKAS
- the tkt gene encoding transketolase — encoded protein: MEEQELSWTSLDQRAVDTIRVLAADAVEKVGNGHPGTAMSLAPAAYLLFQKLMRHDPRNPDWLGRDRFILSPGHTSLTLYIQLFLSGYGLELKDLEALRTWDSLTPGHPEYKHTAGVEITTGPLGQGLASSVGFAYSQRRMRGLFDADAAAGESPFDHTIWVIASDGDLQEGVTSEASSLAGHQELGNLVVVYDENHISIEDDTDISFTEDVLKRYEAYGWHTQRVDWTKTGEYKEDVQELYSALLAAKAETSKPSIISLRTIIGYPAPKKQNTGKIHGSALGAEEVAGLKSVLGFDPAKSFDVDQEVLAHARSVVDRGAAAKKEWEESFNAWQAANPEGSALLQRIEARELPDGLDAALPVFPAGKDVSTRAASGKVLNALGPVMPELWGGSADLAESNNTTIEGSPSFVPASKQTDTWSGNPYGRVLHFGIREHAAASIVNGIALHGRTRAFSGTFLIFSDYQRPAIRLGALMGVPSLYVWTHDSIGLGEDGPTHQPVEQLASLRAIVGLDVVRPGDANEVAVAWKTMLENHENPAGIVLTRQNIPTYARGESEADGDTFGSVSGVAKGGYVLAEASKDGATVPADVILIGTGSEVQLAVQAREALQAEGIAARVVSMPCVEWFNKQDAAYRESVLPAAVKARVSVEAGLALGWREFVGDAGRSISLEHYGASADYKRLFQEFGITAVAVAAAAKDSLAGLQA
- a CDS encoding heme o synthase, whose protein sequence is MTATVSTTDTPLNASRTRGGAGFARKAKAYFALTKPRVIELLLVSTLPTMIYAERGFPPIGLILATLVGGAFAAGSAGAFNCYLDRDIDKLMHRTENRPLVTGEVTPREALVFSWLLGAAAIVILWFGANPLAAWLGLAAIFFYVVIYTIILKRRTAQNIVWGGAAGCFPVLIAWAAVTNTVEWPAVILFMVIFLWTPPHYWPLSMRYGEDYRNANVPMLGAIAGAKVVSVQVVLYAWAMVACSLLLVPAGGAGWVYTATAVLAGAWFLYESHSLYNRAQREDISDKRAMKVFHGSISYLTLLFIALAVDPFVGSAIIG
- a CDS encoding heme A synthase; the encoded protein is MSTASRLPQIAGRLIARLPRTVDTSVRRLAVASLVGQTLLVVTGGAVRLTASGLGCPTWPRCTETSLVNTAEMGIHGFIEFGNRLLTFALAAVALAMLVYLWNLRKERRDLFLLALGLLASIPAQAVIGGITVLTNLNPWVVGLHFLVSMALVVIATLLVNRAYGRTGRHAGVRLPALPGVMRPVTAAVGLFSALAVMLGVVVTGSGPHAGDADAPRNGLDWDLFSHIHAVPAYLITAGTLFALVLVIVRRIQGPFRTSVLLLLAVTLLQAVIGFTQYYNGIPALLVGAHMLGAALLMSAATNSTDLARSSPVT
- a CDS encoding ABC transporter permease, whose translation is MTAPAATPDQGAPATLLRRILLQGKYESLTMLRNGEQLILAVVLPLLALVGLTVTPFLDGFGASRINVAVPGILALCAMSTAFTGQGIATGFDRRYGVLRFLSTTPLGREGLIAGKVLAVLAVLCLQVAVVTLVALPLGWQPPASGWLPGLSLLALGAVAFTALGLLVAGTVRPEATLAITNLLWILLGALGGIVIPAERLPALAQGAVHYLPSGALGEAMREAFLHGSLNGGAALILLLWTVLAGAAAIRWFKWN